In one Sphingomonas sp. S1-29 genomic region, the following are encoded:
- a CDS encoding HAD-IA family hydrolase: MNRLALFDCDGTLVDSQANICLAMEHCFDVHALPPPDRHAIRRIVGLSLVEAIGILLPQGDEALHRAMADDYKLCFQKLRSTGGLLPEPLFEGIVEAIDTLSAAGWVLGVATGKSDRGLNLLLAHHGLAERFVTLQTADRHPSKPHPAMAAAAIAEAGAVPETTVMIGDTSFDMEMAVAASAHPLGVSWGYHTPEELADAGAAHVAGHARDLAPYLANRY; the protein is encoded by the coding sequence GTGAACCGTCTGGCGCTGTTCGATTGCGACGGGACGCTGGTCGACAGCCAGGCGAACATCTGCCTGGCGATGGAGCATTGCTTCGACGTCCACGCGCTGCCCCCGCCCGATCGCCACGCGATAAGGCGGATCGTGGGGCTGAGCTTGGTCGAGGCGATCGGCATCCTGCTGCCGCAGGGCGACGAGGCGCTGCACCGCGCGATGGCCGATGATTATAAATTGTGCTTCCAGAAGCTGCGCAGCACCGGCGGGCTGCTGCCCGAACCGTTGTTCGAGGGGATCGTCGAGGCGATCGATACGCTGAGCGCGGCGGGCTGGGTGCTGGGCGTCGCGACGGGTAAGTCGGATCGCGGGTTGAACCTGTTGCTCGCGCATCACGGGTTGGCCGAGCGATTCGTGACGCTGCAGACCGCCGATCGCCACCCGTCGAAACCGCATCCGGCGATGGCCGCCGCGGCGATCGCCGAGGCTGGCGCTGTCCCTGAGACGACGGTGATGATCGGCGACACCAGCTTCGACATGGAGATGGCGGTCGCGGCATCGGCGCACCCGCTGGGGGTGAGCTGGGGCTATCACACGCCCGAGGAACTCGCCGACGCCGGCGCGGCGCATGTTGCAGGCCATGCACGCGATCTGGCCCCGTATCTCGCGAACCGGTATTAG